In one Nitratidesulfovibrio vulgaris str. Hildenborough genomic region, the following are encoded:
- a CDS encoding ATP-binding protein, which yields MATLSVPASIEHLATVNAFIAEHMPEQHRGIIPQVELTAEELLVNVFSYAYPDSPGKAEVGCRVVLFDDAPFFCLTVRDWGAPFNPFSEAPTPDTSLDVEERPVGGLGVHLIKSMVGHYSYSHHEASNHIELYFPLGD from the coding sequence ATGGCCACCCTCTCTGTTCCGGCAAGCATCGAGCACCTCGCCACGGTCAACGCCTTCATCGCCGAGCATATGCCCGAGCAGCATCGCGGCATCATCCCGCAGGTGGAGCTCACCGCCGAAGAACTGCTGGTGAACGTGTTCAGCTACGCCTACCCCGACAGCCCCGGCAAGGCCGAGGTGGGCTGCCGTGTCGTGCTGTTCGACGACGCGCCCTTCTTCTGCCTCACCGTCAGGGACTGGGGCGCACCGTTCAACCCCTTCAGCGAGGCACCCACGCCCGACACCTCGCTGGATGTGGAGGAACGGCCCGTGGGCGGTCTCGGGGTGCATCTCATCAAGTCCATGGTGGGGCATTACAGCTACAGCCACCACGAGGCGTCGAACCACATCGAACTCTACTTCCCCCTCGGCGACTGA
- a CDS encoding transglycosylase SLT domain-containing protein: MHHTRATHPHRTMPATKRTWPALAGCCALAVLVLGPWETVTAETGQPALYGIISEEVNVSERQPVRLVPHGPLVRGATPGAGGVPDDSDVPGANVAGGANGADKTNGTPDADGAPHANSGHGVHGVDGLDDADAATASARVPASSADVASGHAETTTPPADTAGVMPQTAVPQRPARPVRPDAQTATHSPAPSGIPHAVGDGARVAPSGRASGTTTSQPSGPAARPADAPAAVTTATPASATRYGTTSGTVHSIPSVSQHATASVSEHATASASQHATASVSQHATTSENLLDSMDVYALSPHAARLALPRMVPVVVAERLRVARPAFPFWESAIDKASRTHALDPRLIAAVIRAESGYDPGAVSPRGAQGVMQIMPATQRELGLDDPFDPEANVEAGSRYLRQQLDRFGSLELALAAYNAGPGNVLKYGGMPPFDETRTFVRRVLDGMR; the protein is encoded by the coding sequence ATGCACCACACCCGCGCCACGCATCCCCACCGCACCATGCCCGCCACGAAGCGGACATGGCCCGCGCTGGCGGGGTGCTGCGCGCTGGCGGTGCTGGTGCTCGGCCCGTGGGAGACGGTGACGGCGGAGACGGGACAGCCCGCACTGTACGGCATCATCTCCGAAGAGGTGAACGTCTCTGAACGCCAGCCCGTGCGCCTTGTGCCGCATGGCCCCCTCGTGCGCGGTGCGACGCCCGGTGCGGGCGGTGTGCCCGATGACTCCGATGTGCCCGGCGCAAACGTTGCGGGTGGCGCAAACGGCGCGGACAAGACGAACGGTACACCCGATGCGGACGGTGCGCCCCACGCCAACAGTGGGCATGGTGTGCATGGCGTAGATGGTCTGGATGACGCGGATGCAGCCACGGCCTCTGCCCGCGTCCCGGCGTCATCCGCAGACGTCGCCTCCGGTCACGCCGAGACCACCACACCCCCGGCAGATACCGCCGGGGTGATGCCGCAAACGGCAGTGCCGCAACGACCTGCCCGCCCGGTACGGCCGGACGCACAGACCGCAACGCACAGCCCTGCGCCATCCGGCATCCCTCATGCCGTGGGCGATGGGGCACGGGTCGCACCTTCGGGAAGGGCGTCCGGCACCACGACGTCCCAACCGTCCGGCCCGGCTGCAAGACCGGCGGATGCCCCGGCAGCCGTGACGACGGCAACGCCTGCGTCCGCAACACGTTACGGTACGACTTCCGGCACGGTGCACTCCATCCCGTCCGTCTCGCAACACGCTACCGCGTCCGTCTCGGAACACGCTACCGCGTCCGCATCGCAACACGCTACCGCGTCTGTCTCGCAGCACGCCACAACCTCCGAGAACCTTCTCGACAGCATGGATGTCTACGCCCTCTCGCCCCACGCGGCGCGCCTCGCCCTGCCGCGCATGGTGCCGGTGGTCGTGGCGGAACGCCTGCGTGTGGCGCGTCCCGCCTTCCCCTTCTGGGAGTCTGCCATCGACAAGGCCAGCCGCACCCACGCCCTCGACCCGCGCCTCATCGCGGCGGTCATCAGGGCCGAATCGGGCTACGACCCCGGCGCGGTCTCGCCCCGCGGGGCACAGGGCGTCATGCAGATCATGCCCGCCACGCAACGTGAACTGGGACTCGACGACCCCTTCGACCCCGAAGCCAACGTCGAGGCCGGAAGCCGCTACCTCCGGCAGCAACTCGACCGCTTCGGCAGCCTCGAACTGGCGCTGGCGGCCTACAACGCAGGCCCCGGCAACGTGCTGAAATACGGCGGGATGCCCCCGTTCGACGAGACCCGCACCTTCGTGCGGCGCGTACTGGACGGCATGCGATGA